A single genomic interval of Amycolatopsis albispora harbors:
- a CDS encoding LysR family transcriptional regulator yields MDLLQLRYFQAVARREHLSQTAAELRVAQPSLSRAIARLEADLGVPLFDRAGRGLRLNRFGAGFLQRVDRALRELDDARRELADAAGLEHGSVAVAAETLLTLTGMLIEFRAAHPGVAIRLYQSSAEGMAKQLHTGEVDLCFASQPLSGPDLRTRELLREEVLLAVPPGHRLAGRESVPMDELVGEPFVTTRPGYWPRELADRLFAAAGLRPEYTCECDEPGATGDLIGSGLGIGLVPGMSRRVATHSPVVYARLATPDCYRSLTAVWRGDAYSSAAARRLTEFAGEYFHRAFPVTSATARPSSP; encoded by the coding sequence ATGGACCTGTTGCAGCTCCGCTACTTCCAGGCGGTCGCCCGCCGCGAGCACCTCAGCCAGACCGCCGCCGAACTGCGGGTGGCGCAGCCCTCGCTCAGCCGCGCGATCGCCAGGCTGGAGGCCGATCTCGGGGTGCCGCTGTTCGACCGGGCCGGGCGCGGGCTGCGGCTCAACCGGTTCGGTGCCGGCTTCCTCCAGCGGGTCGACCGCGCCCTGCGTGAACTCGACGACGCCCGCCGCGAGCTGGCCGACGCCGCCGGGCTCGAGCACGGCAGCGTCGCCGTCGCCGCGGAAACCCTGCTCACCCTCACCGGCATGCTGATCGAGTTCCGCGCCGCGCACCCCGGCGTCGCGATCCGGTTGTACCAGTCGTCCGCCGAAGGCATGGCGAAGCAGCTGCACACCGGCGAGGTCGATCTCTGCTTCGCCTCGCAGCCGTTGTCCGGCCCGGACCTGCGCACGCGCGAGCTGCTGCGGGAGGAGGTCCTGCTCGCCGTGCCGCCGGGACACCGGCTCGCCGGGCGGGAAAGCGTGCCGATGGACGAACTCGTCGGGGAACCGTTCGTCACCACGCGGCCCGGGTACTGGCCACGCGAACTGGCCGACCGCCTGTTCGCGGCGGCCGGGCTGCGCCCGGAGTACACCTGCGAATGCGACGAACCCGGCGCCACCGGCGACCTGATCGGCTCCGGGCTCGGCATCGGGCTGGTGCCGGGCATGTCCCGCCGCGTGGCCACCCACTCCCCCGTGGTGTACGCGCGCCTGGCCACTCCGGACTGCTACCGCAGCCTGACCGCGGTCTGGCGCGGCGACGCCTACTCCTCCGCCGCGGCCCGGCGGCTCACCGAATTCGCGGGCGAGTACTTCCACCGCGCCTTCCCGGTTACCTCCGCGACGGCCCGCCCGTCATCACCATGA
- a CDS encoding multicopper oxidase family protein has protein sequence MSGLSRRRFLGLTGGAGALVAAGLVAPRWFRTAAATGEQLTSELPLPAPFGVPLPIPAVLAPVARDADADRYEIVQRQAVAEILPGVQTPIWGYEGTFPGPTIESRGGRTTIVKHHNELPVPTVVHLHGGHTPPEHDGYATDLVLPAGSAPHAHGGHALMHDPAALISHGSRDYVYPLRQKAAMLWYHDHRMDFTGPAVYRGLAGLHLVRDDEEDALPLPRGERELPLVITDRAFAADGSLRYPSIDPSLTSVPGVEEPYVEGVFGDVILVNGAPWPVAEVSATRHRLRVLNASNARRYDLALDPPPPAGPVFTQIGADQGLLDAPRAHEHVPIAPAERYDLVVDFGAYPVGTEVTLVNRLGTGTTASVMRFRVTRRATDDSHIPARLAEIEPLDRAQATVTRDFSFRGGMVGGRHGWTISGEPYSPSRIDARPRLGDVEIWRFVADLHHPIHLHLVDFRVLSRGGQAPGPYDAGRKDTVDLRPGEAVEVIAKFDGYRGRFMFHCHNAEHEDMGMMANFETV, from the coding sequence ATGAGCGGGCTGTCCCGGCGCCGGTTCCTCGGCCTGACCGGCGGCGCGGGCGCGCTGGTCGCCGCCGGGCTGGTGGCACCGCGGTGGTTCCGGACCGCGGCGGCCACCGGCGAGCAGCTCACCAGCGAGCTGCCGCTGCCCGCGCCGTTCGGGGTGCCGCTGCCGATCCCGGCCGTGCTGGCGCCGGTGGCGCGTGACGCGGACGCCGACCGGTACGAGATCGTCCAGCGGCAGGCCGTCGCGGAGATCCTGCCCGGGGTGCAGACGCCGATCTGGGGCTACGAAGGCACTTTCCCCGGGCCGACCATCGAATCACGCGGCGGCCGCACGACGATCGTCAAGCACCACAACGAACTCCCGGTGCCGACCGTGGTCCACCTGCACGGCGGCCACACCCCGCCGGAGCACGACGGCTACGCCACCGACCTGGTGCTGCCCGCCGGGTCCGCACCCCACGCGCACGGCGGGCACGCGCTGATGCACGACCCGGCGGCGCTCATCTCCCACGGCTCACGCGACTACGTGTATCCGTTGCGGCAGAAGGCAGCCATGCTCTGGTACCACGACCACCGCATGGACTTCACCGGCCCGGCCGTCTACCGCGGTCTCGCCGGGCTGCACCTCGTCCGCGACGACGAGGAGGACGCGCTGCCGCTGCCACGCGGTGAGCGGGAACTGCCGCTGGTGATCACCGATCGGGCCTTCGCCGCCGACGGTTCCCTGCGTTACCCGTCCATCGACCCGTCGCTGACCTCGGTGCCGGGGGTCGAGGAGCCGTACGTCGAAGGCGTGTTCGGTGACGTGATCCTGGTCAACGGCGCGCCGTGGCCGGTGGCCGAGGTTTCGGCGACCCGGCACCGGCTGCGCGTGCTCAACGCCTCCAACGCCCGCCGGTACGACCTCGCGCTCGACCCGCCACCGCCGGCCGGTCCGGTGTTCACCCAGATCGGCGCGGACCAGGGCCTGCTCGACGCGCCGCGCGCCCACGAGCACGTGCCGATCGCGCCCGCCGAGCGGTACGACCTGGTGGTCGACTTCGGCGCCTATCCGGTGGGCACCGAAGTCACCTTGGTCAACCGGCTCGGCACCGGCACGACCGCGTCCGTGATGCGGTTCCGGGTCACCCGGCGCGCGACCGACGACAGCCACATCCCGGCTCGCCTGGCGGAAATCGAGCCGCTCGACCGGGCACAGGCGACGGTGACGCGCGACTTTTCCTTCCGTGGCGGCATGGTCGGCGGCAGGCACGGCTGGACGATCAGCGGTGAGCCGTACTCGCCGTCCCGGATCGACGCCCGCCCGCGGCTCGGCGACGTGGAGATCTGGCGGTTCGTCGCGGATCTGCACCACCCGATCCACCTGCACCTGGTGGACTTCCGCGTGCTCTCGCGCGGCGGCCAAGCGCCGGGCCCCTACGACGCGGGCCGCAAGGACACCGTCGATCTGCGGCCCGGCGAAGCCGTCGAGGTGATCGCGAAGTTCGACGGCTACCGCGGTCGGTTCATGTTCCACTGCCACAACGCCGAGCACGAGGACATGGGCATGATGGCGAACTTCGAGACGGTCTGA
- a CDS encoding 3-hydroxyacyl-CoA dehydrogenase family protein yields the protein MSVRKVGIVGSGAAGAALAELFTAGGIEVRDSFDDVDLVLEALPEHLETKVAELSTVDRVCPEHAIFVTTTNGLTVTEIASRTGRMSRTVGLNLPDPATLDKANAVELVRTAVTDRSVLTTVGELLRGLGKEPIEVGDHPGFLGSALLLAYLNNAARMFDEGYASRDDIDNAMIHGCGMPGPLARLDALGIDTVHDALTALHQRTGDRVYAPAPVLRRMVADGKLGVKCGTGFYGSRAPAPVTTRATGGRPVRRVGVVGSGPMATGIAEVVARAGVPVTLVARSEVRGKDSRAAIERSLDRAARRDPALDVDGVLAWLDTTGDLGALADADLIVEAVVEDLDVKRGVFAELDGVAKPGAVLATTTSSMSVLSCAAATTRPRDVLGMHFFNPAPRMKLVEVVRTELTADDVAVTARRFAGELGKHPVDCTDRAGFIVNALLFPYLNRAAEMLRELPVSVADIDTAMTQGCGYPLGPLALLDLIGLDVSLSIQQALHDAFPVEQAPPARYLADLVSAGHYGRKTGRGFHPYP from the coding sequence ATGTCGGTGCGGAAGGTCGGGATCGTCGGCTCCGGCGCGGCCGGAGCCGCGCTCGCCGAGCTGTTCACCGCGGGCGGCATCGAGGTCCGCGACTCGTTCGACGACGTGGACCTGGTGCTCGAAGCGCTGCCGGAACACCTGGAGACCAAGGTCGCCGAGCTGTCCACTGTGGATCGCGTCTGCCCGGAGCACGCGATTTTCGTGACCACCACGAACGGGCTGACGGTCACCGAGATCGCCTCCCGCACCGGGCGGATGTCACGCACCGTCGGCCTGAACCTTCCGGATCCGGCCACTTTGGACAAGGCGAACGCGGTCGAGCTGGTCCGCACGGCGGTCACCGACCGGTCGGTGCTCACCACCGTCGGCGAGCTGCTCCGCGGCCTCGGCAAGGAACCGATCGAGGTCGGCGACCACCCCGGCTTCCTCGGCAGCGCGCTGCTGCTGGCCTATCTGAACAACGCGGCAAGAATGTTCGACGAGGGTTACGCCTCCCGCGACGACATCGACAACGCGATGATCCACGGCTGCGGCATGCCGGGCCCGCTGGCGCGGCTGGACGCGCTCGGCATCGACACCGTGCACGACGCGCTGACCGCGTTGCACCAGCGCACCGGCGACCGGGTGTACGCGCCCGCACCGGTGCTGCGGCGCATGGTCGCCGACGGCAAGCTCGGCGTGAAGTGCGGCACCGGGTTCTACGGCTCGCGGGCTCCCGCGCCGGTCACCACCCGGGCGACCGGCGGCAGGCCGGTGCGGCGGGTCGGCGTGGTCGGCTCCGGCCCGATGGCCACCGGCATCGCGGAGGTGGTCGCCAGGGCCGGGGTGCCGGTCACGCTCGTCGCACGCTCGGAGGTCCGCGGCAAGGACAGCCGCGCGGCCATCGAACGCTCCCTCGACCGCGCCGCCCGCCGGGACCCCGCGCTCGACGTGGACGGGGTGCTCGCCTGGCTGGACACCACCGGCGACCTCGGCGCGCTGGCCGACGCGGACCTGATCGTCGAGGCGGTGGTCGAGGATCTCGACGTCAAGCGGGGCGTTTTCGCCGAACTCGACGGGGTCGCCAAACCGGGTGCGGTGCTGGCGACCACCACCTCCAGCATGTCCGTGCTCAGCTGCGCCGCCGCGACCACGCGCCCGCGGGACGTGCTCGGCATGCACTTCTTCAACCCGGCGCCGCGGATGAAGCTGGTCGAGGTGGTCCGCACCGAACTGACCGCCGACGACGTCGCCGTCACCGCGCGGCGCTTCGCCGGGGAACTCGGCAAGCATCCGGTCGACTGCACCGACCGCGCCGGGTTCATCGTCAACGCGCTGCTTTTCCCGTACCTGAACCGGGCGGCGGAGATGTTGCGCGAACTCCCGGTTTCCGTCGCGGACATCGACACCGCGATGACGCAGGGCTGCGGTTACCCGCTCGGCCCGCTCGCGTTGCTGGACCTGATCGGGCTGGACGTTTCGCTGTCCATCCAGCAGGCGCTGCACGACGCCTTCCCCGTGGAGCAGGCGCCACCGGCCCGCTACCTGGCCGACCTGGTTTCCGCCGGGCACTACGGCCGCAAGACCGGCCGCGGTTTCCACCCCTATCCCTGA
- a CDS encoding Fur family transcriptional regulator — protein sequence MRKTAPVPTTSDFERLLREAALRVTRPRLAVLAAVHEHPHADTDSLIGAVRADLGAVSHQAVYDVLRALTTAGLLRRIEPPGSVARYEARVGDNHHHAVCRSCGAIADVDCAAGSAPCLTASDDHGFTIDEAEVIYWGTCPDCSTALKS from the coding sequence ATGCGCAAGACTGCGCCGGTGCCCACGACCTCGGACTTCGAGCGCCTGCTGCGCGAGGCCGCGCTGCGCGTGACGCGTCCGCGCCTGGCGGTGCTGGCCGCCGTGCACGAGCACCCGCACGCCGACACCGATTCGCTCATCGGTGCCGTGCGCGCGGACCTCGGCGCCGTCTCCCACCAGGCGGTGTACGACGTGCTGCGCGCGCTCACCACGGCCGGCCTGCTGCGGCGCATCGAGCCACCCGGCTCGGTGGCGCGGTACGAGGCCAGGGTCGGGGACAACCACCACCACGCCGTGTGCCGGTCGTGTGGCGCCATCGCCGACGTCGACTGCGCGGCGGGCTCCGCGCCCTGCCTGACGGCGTCGGACGACCACGGTTTCACCATCGACGAGGCCGAGGTCATCTACTGGGGCACCTGCCCCGACTGCTCCACCGCGCTCAAGTCCTGA
- a CDS encoding NAD(P)H-dependent oxidoreductase, giving the protein MDALLVTAHPAARSLTAALAEVTAKTLADNGYAVLTSDLYAMGWNAAVTARDFGTPAHPELPIADQSAEAYARGSLSEDIVAEQEKLRRASLVVFHFPLWWYGMPAILKGWFDRVFVKGFAFGLKDASGRTRKYGDGGLAGKRALVVITAGDRETAFDPRGINGEAGELFFPFLHGIFWYTGMRPLRPHLVAGTDRPGWDRFGHEVDRLRTRLAGIDGESPLPYRALADGDYDADRHLRPSLAAGRSGLGIHLGAADEVR; this is encoded by the coding sequence ATGGACGCACTCCTGGTCACCGCGCATCCCGCCGCCCGCTCGCTCACCGCCGCCCTCGCCGAGGTCACCGCGAAAACCCTGGCGGACAACGGGTACGCGGTGCTGACCTCCGACCTCTACGCGATGGGCTGGAACGCGGCGGTGACCGCGCGCGACTTCGGCACGCCGGCGCACCCGGAACTGCCGATCGCCGACCAGTCCGCCGAGGCGTACGCGCGTGGTTCGCTGTCCGAGGACATCGTGGCCGAGCAGGAAAAGCTGCGCCGCGCCTCACTGGTGGTGTTCCACTTCCCGTTGTGGTGGTACGGAATGCCCGCGATCCTCAAGGGCTGGTTCGACCGGGTCTTCGTCAAGGGCTTCGCCTTCGGCCTCAAGGACGCGTCGGGCCGCACCCGCAAGTACGGCGATGGCGGCCTGGCGGGCAAGCGCGCGCTGGTGGTGATCACCGCCGGGGACCGGGAGACCGCGTTCGACCCGCGCGGGATCAACGGCGAGGCCGGCGAGCTGTTCTTTCCGTTCCTGCACGGCATTTTCTGGTACACCGGCATGCGGCCGCTCCGGCCGCACCTGGTCGCGGGCACCGACCGGCCCGGTTGGGACCGCTTCGGCCACGAGGTGGACCGGCTGCGCACCCGCCTCGCCGGAATCGACGGGGAGAGCCCGCTTCCGTACCGCGCGCTGGCTGACGGCGACTACGATGCCGACCGTCATCTCCGGCCCTCGCTGGCGGCCGGCCGGAGCGGGCTGGGCATCCACCTCGGCGCCGCCGACGAGGTGCGGTGA
- a CDS encoding sigma-70 family RNA polymerase sigma factor, with the protein MWEPPLDGERDEVLLAAVRDGDFGACDVLFRRHGAAARRAAMRWTGDSPDCDDLVAEAFVRVLIAVRSGAGPKQDMWPYLLVTMRNLAVSWQRRQAKVDLWGEVPEQATPAAAADEVTVRRWQAGIAWAAFCTLPGRWRTVLWHTEVEGTPAAELAPMLGVSPNGVAVLAMRAREGLRRAYLQVQVPDSSKPDCGLVRPEMAAWVRGALSVRRAARVVAHLDRCGPCRSVAAGLTEANLELRPALARRNASALVVPISAGMTGGGKIVAAVAAAVVAVTGAPVPHHAPVPPPSSEVVALPAPEVVTDAVFSTAEPVRIAGPRVPSSHEVAQPAVDLHPAEGSGRGSAACAAEKCGNAKAGSAPETGGGKAWGAKRKKKAHSKSGTKSPTSQAEHPGNGGVSAGKGKSRGKP; encoded by the coding sequence ATGTGGGAACCGCCTCTGGACGGCGAGCGGGACGAAGTGCTGCTCGCCGCCGTCCGCGACGGGGACTTCGGGGCGTGCGACGTGCTGTTCCGCCGCCACGGCGCCGCCGCGCGCCGCGCCGCCATGCGCTGGACCGGGGATTCCCCCGACTGCGACGACCTGGTCGCCGAGGCGTTCGTCCGGGTGCTGATCGCGGTGCGCTCGGGGGCCGGGCCCAAGCAGGACATGTGGCCGTACCTGCTGGTCACCATGCGGAACCTGGCGGTCAGCTGGCAGCGGCGGCAGGCCAAGGTCGACCTGTGGGGAGAGGTCCCGGAGCAGGCCACGCCGGCCGCCGCCGCGGACGAGGTGACGGTCCGGCGGTGGCAGGCGGGTATCGCCTGGGCGGCCTTCTGCACGCTGCCCGGCCGCTGGCGGACGGTGTTGTGGCACACCGAGGTCGAAGGCACGCCCGCCGCCGAGCTGGCGCCGATGCTGGGGGTCTCGCCGAACGGTGTCGCCGTGCTGGCGATGCGGGCGCGGGAGGGGCTGCGCCGCGCGTACCTCCAGGTCCAGGTGCCCGACAGCAGCAAGCCCGACTGCGGGCTGGTCCGCCCGGAAATGGCGGCCTGGGTGCGTGGCGCGCTTTCGGTGCGCCGGGCGGCCAGGGTGGTCGCGCACCTCGACCGCTGCGGGCCGTGCCGGTCGGTCGCCGCCGGGCTCACCGAGGCCAATCTCGAACTGCGCCCGGCGCTGGCGCGACGCAACGCGAGCGCGCTGGTGGTGCCCATCTCCGCCGGGATGACCGGCGGCGGCAAGATCGTGGCCGCGGTGGCGGCGGCGGTGGTGGCCGTCACCGGTGCGCCCGTGCCGCACCACGCGCCCGTCCCGCCCCCCTCGTCGGAGGTGGTGGCCCTGCCCGCGCCCGAAGTGGTGACCGATGCGGTGTTCTCCACCGCCGAGCCGGTGCGCATCGCCGGTCCACGGGTGCCGTCTTCCCACGAGGTGGCACAACCGGCCGTTGATCTTCACCCTGCCGAGGGGTCTGGGCGGGGCTCGGCGGCGTGTGCCGCCGAGAAGTGCGGTAATGCAAAGGCGGGATCGGCGCCGGAGACCGGAGGAGGGAAAGCGTGGGGAGCGAAGCGCAAGAAGAAGGCTCATTCGAAGTCGGGGACCAAGTCACCTACCTCGCAGGCGGAGCACCCGGGCAACGGCGGCGTCTCTGCCGGCAAGGGCAAGTCGCGGGGAAAGCCGTAG
- a CDS encoding winged helix-turn-helix transcriptional regulator, with translation MRDPVRAALAVCPVEVSIAVLGGAWKLSAVRYLLVRTHRFGELQRAVGDVTPRTLTRALRELETDGIVRRTVYAEVPPRVEYSLTELGESLRPIVDWLEKWGHDYVNAT, from the coding sequence ATGCGTGATCCGGTGCGGGCGGCGCTCGCCGTGTGCCCCGTCGAGGTGTCGATCGCGGTGCTCGGCGGGGCGTGGAAGCTGAGTGCGGTGCGCTACCTGCTCGTCCGCACGCACCGCTTCGGCGAACTCCAGCGCGCGGTCGGCGACGTCACCCCGCGAACGCTCACGCGTGCCCTGCGTGAACTCGAAACCGACGGCATCGTCAGGCGCACCGTCTATGCCGAGGTGCCACCGCGCGTCGAGTACTCGCTCACCGAGCTGGGCGAGTCGCTGCGCCCGATCGTCGACTGGCTCGAAAAGTGGGGCCACGACTACGTGAACGCCACCTGA
- a CDS encoding sigma-70 family RNA polymerase sigma factor, protein MNEALADAFEAQRGRLVAVAHRMLGSRADAEDAVQETWLRLARQDADTIDNLGGWLTTVVGRVCIDVLRSRKIRPEAPEDELIVLEDTGPAPEDDAVLAESVGLALLVVLDTLRPAERLAFVLHDMFAVPFTEIGQIIGKSADAAKMLASRARRKVQQRHRPVEEPGQHAVVDAFLAAARQGDFEELLRVLDPEVKWSSETRRGLVVRTGAAEVAERTHHGARAAAFTCHALINGEPGIVAWAATGKLLGVVSYTIVDGRIVEIRSISDTERLASMGLPSRVPVT, encoded by the coding sequence ATGAACGAGGCACTGGCGGACGCCTTCGAAGCCCAGCGCGGGCGGCTGGTCGCGGTGGCGCACCGGATGCTCGGCTCCCGCGCGGACGCCGAGGACGCGGTGCAGGAGACGTGGCTGCGGCTGGCCCGCCAGGACGCGGACACCATCGACAACCTGGGCGGCTGGCTGACCACCGTGGTCGGCCGCGTGTGCATCGACGTGCTGCGCTCGCGCAAGATCCGGCCCGAGGCGCCGGAGGACGAGCTGATCGTGCTCGAAGACACCGGCCCGGCGCCCGAGGACGACGCGGTGCTCGCCGAATCCGTCGGGCTGGCGCTGCTCGTGGTGCTCGACACCCTCCGCCCCGCCGAGCGGCTGGCGTTCGTGCTGCACGACATGTTCGCCGTGCCGTTCACCGAGATCGGCCAGATCATCGGGAAGTCCGCCGACGCCGCCAAGATGCTCGCCAGCCGGGCCCGCCGGAAGGTGCAGCAGCGGCACCGGCCGGTCGAGGAACCGGGGCAGCACGCCGTGGTCGACGCCTTTCTCGCGGCCGCGCGCCAGGGCGACTTCGAAGAACTGCTGCGGGTGCTCGATCCCGAGGTGAAGTGGAGTTCGGAGACGCGGCGGGGGCTGGTCGTCCGGACCGGCGCGGCCGAGGTGGCCGAGCGCACGCACCACGGCGCGCGGGCGGCGGCGTTCACCTGCCACGCGCTGATCAACGGCGAACCGGGCATCGTGGCGTGGGCCGCCACCGGCAAGCTGCTGGGCGTGGTGTCGTACACCATCGTCGACGGCCGCATCGTCGAGATCCGGTCCATCAGCGACACCGAGCGCCTCGCGTCGATGGGACTTCCCTCGCGGGTTCCTGTTACCTGA
- a CDS encoding carboxymuconolactone decarboxylase family protein: protein MEARINYLATEAGKTFVPNLIGAFKAVAGSGLPKATQELVNIRASQLNGCGGCLDMHTKEAARAGETAVRLHLVAAWRDATVFTEAERAALELAEQGTRLAPGGVTDDAWANAAKHFDDEQLTALVLQIALINAANRMNVLTRQPGGSYEPGQLQH from the coding sequence ATGGAAGCGCGCATCAACTACCTGGCCACCGAAGCAGGCAAGACGTTCGTGCCGAACCTGATCGGCGCGTTCAAGGCGGTGGCCGGCTCGGGCCTGCCGAAGGCGACGCAGGAACTGGTGAACATCCGCGCCAGCCAGCTCAACGGCTGCGGTGGCTGCCTCGACATGCACACCAAGGAGGCCGCGCGGGCGGGCGAGACGGCCGTGCGGCTGCACCTGGTGGCGGCCTGGCGTGACGCCACCGTGTTCACCGAAGCCGAGCGGGCCGCGCTGGAACTGGCCGAGCAGGGCACCCGGCTCGCCCCCGGCGGCGTCACCGACGACGCCTGGGCGAACGCGGCAAAGCACTTCGACGACGAGCAGCTGACCGCGCTGGTGCTGCAGATCGCGTTGATCAACGCGGCGAACCGGATGAACGTGCTCACCCGCCAGCCGGGCGGCTCGTACGAACCGGGGCAGCTCCAGCACTGA
- a CDS encoding alpha/beta fold hydrolase — protein MRETELQPHRIRWDRVEDRWIRSIEAGTRDREPVVLVPGLGALGYLLDTLDGCGARTRSYLLDLPGFGHRPPRPCPAEIPAIADTVVSWLAEVPGGPVVLVGHSTGAQSALRAAVAAPDRVRALVLLGPTMPPRLRTLPALIAAFVRNSRHEPAGEIPVTWPYYLRGGPRALLRYLRSAQRDEPERLIGEVACPILLVRGKNDAFAPRQWLGELAAASPRARIVTAPGAHAFPFQHGGLTAALIAEAGSQG, from the coding sequence GTGCGCGAAACGGAACTGCAACCCCACCGGATTCGCTGGGACCGCGTCGAGGATCGCTGGATCCGCAGCATCGAAGCCGGCACCCGCGACCGGGAACCGGTGGTGCTCGTGCCCGGCCTCGGCGCGCTCGGCTACCTGCTGGACACCCTCGACGGCTGCGGTGCCAGGACACGGTCGTACCTGCTGGACCTGCCCGGCTTCGGGCACCGGCCGCCGCGGCCGTGCCCCGCCGAGATCCCGGCGATCGCGGACACGGTGGTGTCGTGGCTGGCCGAGGTCCCGGGCGGGCCGGTGGTGCTGGTCGGGCATTCGACCGGAGCGCAGTCCGCGCTGCGTGCCGCGGTCGCCGCCCCGGACCGGGTGCGGGCGCTCGTGTTGCTCGGGCCGACCATGCCACCGCGGTTGCGGACGCTGCCCGCGCTGATCGCCGCGTTCGTGCGCAATTCCCGCCACGAACCGGCTGGTGAGATCCCGGTCACCTGGCCGTACTACCTGCGTGGCGGGCCACGGGCGCTCCTGCGCTACCTCCGGTCGGCCCAGCGCGACGAGCCGGAGCGGCTGATCGGTGAGGTCGCCTGCCCGATCTTGCTGGTGCGCGGCAAAAACGACGCGTTCGCGCCCCGGCAGTGGCTCGGCGAACTCGCCGCCGCCTCCCCGCGAGCCCGGATCGTGACGGCACCGGGCGCGCACGCGTTCCCGTTCCAGCACGGCGGGCTGACCGCCGCGCTGATCGCCGAAGCCGGATCTCAGGGATAG